A single Bacteroidales bacterium DNA region contains:
- a CDS encoding peptide MFS transporter, whose amino-acid sequence MFKNQPKGLIPAALANMGERFGFYVMMAILLLFLNNKFGFSGSEGAIIYSIFYALIYILALVGGLIADKTKKYKATITAGLVLMMIGYILIAIPTETPVKNFPLILGYTCFGLFAIAFGNGLFKGNLQAVVGQLYDNPQYADRRETGFQIFYMFINVGAMFAPIMAVGLRNWWVQHNGFKFDADLPALCNQFLNGTISADAQVRLSELATQVGDVTGDLTAFANKYLNIFMEGYHYSFGIAIFAMLISLAIFLVNKNRLPDPSVKSSDVKQNAQEVEMDIKEIKQRMYALFAVFGVVIFFWFSFHQNGQSLTLFANDYTRMININLGFTTLQGAEVFQAFNPIFVVSLTPIIIGLFGWMRNKGWEVSTPKKIAIGMGIAALAFGIMALGSIGLPDAAERNAMGGLPESMRVSPLLLIVTYLVLTVAELFISPLGIAFVSKVAPPKYQGIMQGGWLSATALGNQLLFIGVIFYNSIPVWATWMVFVVACLISMTIMLSMLKWLERVAS is encoded by the coding sequence ATGTTTAAGAATCAACCAAAGGGGTTAATCCCTGCAGCACTTGCCAACATGGGCGAACGTTTCGGTTTCTACGTAATGATGGCAATTTTGCTTTTATTCCTGAACAATAAGTTCGGATTTTCCGGCTCAGAGGGAGCTATTATCTATTCTATTTTTTATGCCTTAATCTACATTTTAGCGTTAGTTGGTGGATTAATTGCAGATAAAACCAAAAAGTATAAAGCCACCATTACGGCAGGTTTGGTGTTGATGATGATAGGATATATTCTCATTGCCATTCCAACAGAAACACCTGTTAAAAACTTTCCGTTAATTCTTGGCTATACTTGTTTCGGATTGTTTGCCATAGCTTTTGGTAATGGTCTGTTTAAAGGTAACTTACAGGCGGTTGTTGGTCAACTATACGACAATCCACAGTATGCAGACAGACGTGAAACAGGTTTCCAAATTTTCTACATGTTTATTAACGTTGGTGCTATGTTTGCGCCCATTATGGCAGTAGGTTTAAGAAACTGGTGGGTACAGCACAATGGCTTCAAATTTGACGCAGACTTGCCTGCTCTTTGTAATCAATTTTTGAATGGAACAATTTCTGCCGACGCTCAAGTACGTTTGTCGGAATTGGCTACCCAAGTTGGAGATGTAACGGGAGATTTAACAGCTTTTGCTAATAAGTATTTGAATATTTTTATGGAAGGATATCACTACTCTTTTGGTATCGCAATATTCGCAATGCTTATTTCGTTGGCAATATTCCTGGTTAATAAAAATAGATTACCTGATCCTTCTGTAAAATCCTCTGATGTAAAACAAAATGCTCAGGAAGTTGAAATGGATATTAAAGAGATAAAACAACGTATGTATGCCCTATTTGCAGTGTTTGGTGTTGTTATTTTCTTCTGGTTCTCATTTCACCAAAATGGACAATCTCTTACATTGTTTGCCAATGACTATACAAGAATGATTAATATTAACTTAGGCTTTACCACATTGCAGGGTGCTGAAGTGTTTCAGGCGTTTAATCCAATATTTGTAGTTTCGCTTACACCTATAATCATTGGATTATTTGGCTGGATGCGAAACAAAGGATGGGAGGTATCTACTCCTAAAAAGATTGCAATAGGTATGGGAATCGCTGCATTAGCATTTGGAATTATGGCATTAGGTTCAATTGGATTGCCAGATGCAGCAGAAAGAAATGCAATGGGTGGATTACCCGAATCAATGCGTGTTTCTCCACTATTGTTGATTGTTACTTATCTTGTATTGACTGTTGCTGAGTTGTTTATCTCTCCTCTTGGTATTGCTTTCGTATCGAAAGTTGCGCCTCCAAAATATCAAGGCATTATGCAGGGTGGATGGCTAAGTGCTACTGCTTTAGGAAATCAGCTGTTATTTATCGGTGTGATTTTCTATAACAGCATTCCTGTATGGGCGACATGGATGGTTTTTGTTGTAGCGTGTCTAATCTCTATGACAATAATGTTATCAATGCTTAAATGGCTTGAAAGAG
- a CDS encoding NAD(P)H-hydrate dehydratase, with translation MIKILSSKQIKDVDIYTIANEPIKSIDLMERAATNLFYKLINVHGYKKYFLLAGPGNNGGDAVALFRMLIESEIQASLIVLNETDNFSEDCLLNIQRLKEKNIEFLCCKTFFDFPKIDEESIIIDGIFGSGLNKPIKGFYANVIEHINKLPNHKIAIDIPSGLFSDNNRNNHGAIIIANETYTLQIPKLAFFFAENSKYVGDLSIVDIGLHPKAIELAETKYFLTEPNDINNLYIPRPKHTHKGNFGHTLVVAGNDGKYGAMVLCASACLRSGAGLVSVLTNNKGELVLNSSIPEAMTISNLSNLTHDDMKRFTSIGIGPGIGVSNESEALLLNIIKNYDNTMVLDADALNLIAKNRDILEFIPKESVLTPHVGEFDRLFGKCNDTLERIEKASEFCKTHNMLLILKGKNSAVIDKQGCVHFNNTGNQGMSTAGSGDVLTGIISGLLSVGYKPKYAAMLGVWLHGKAGDKALDKESYESLIATDIIKQLGSAFKTIRLKQHE, from the coding sequence ATGATTAAAATATTATCATCAAAGCAAATCAAAGATGTTGACATATATACAATTGCAAATGAACCTATTAAATCAATAGATTTAATGGAGAGAGCTGCAACAAATCTGTTTTACAAACTGATAAATGTGCATGGTTACAAAAAATATTTTTTATTAGCCGGTCCTGGAAATAATGGTGGCGATGCAGTTGCTTTGTTCAGAATGCTTATAGAATCAGAAATTCAAGCGAGTTTGATAGTATTAAACGAAACCGATAATTTTTCGGAAGATTGTCTTTTAAACATTCAGCGGCTAAAAGAGAAAAATATTGAATTTTTATGTTGTAAAACATTTTTTGATTTCCCGAAAATCGATGAAGAGTCAATTATTATCGATGGAATTTTTGGTTCAGGACTAAATAAACCGATAAAAGGTTTTTATGCCAATGTAATTGAACACATCAATAAACTACCAAATCATAAAATAGCAATAGACATTCCTTCGGGGCTGTTTTCTGACAATAACAGAAATAATCATGGTGCTATAATTATAGCAAATGAGACTTACACCTTGCAAATACCAAAACTTGCTTTCTTTTTTGCCGAAAACTCTAAATATGTCGGTGATTTATCGATAGTTGATATAGGATTGCACCCTAAAGCTATAGAGTTGGCTGAAACAAAATACTTTTTAACAGAACCGAATGACATAAACAACTTATACATACCGCGACCAAAACATACTCATAAAGGTAATTTTGGACATACACTTGTCGTTGCTGGAAACGATGGCAAATACGGAGCAATGGTTTTATGTGCCTCAGCTTGTTTAAGAAGTGGGGCAGGTTTAGTTAGCGTTTTAACAAACAATAAAGGCGAATTGGTATTAAACTCCTCTATTCCTGAAGCGATGACAATCAGCAACTTGTCTAACTTAACACATGATGATATGAAACGATTTACATCTATAGGAATTGGTCCCGGAATTGGTGTAAGTAATGAAAGTGAAGCATTACTATTAAACATTATTAAAAATTATGATAACACAATGGTATTAGATGCAGATGCACTAAACTTAATTGCAAAGAATCGTGATATTTTAGAATTTATCCCAAAAGAATCAGTTTTGACGCCACATGTTGGCGAGTTTGACAGACTTTTTGGCAAATGTAACGACACTCTTGAGCGAATTGAGAAAGCATCAGAATTTTGTAAAACACATAACATGTTGTTGATTTTAAAGGGAAAAAATAGTGCAGTTATTGATAAACAAGGTTGCGTCCATTTCAACAATACAGGAAATCAAGGAATGTCAACCGCTGGAAGTGGCGATGTCTTAACTGGAATTATTTCAGGTTTATTATCAGTTGGTTATAAACCAAAATATGCAGCAATGCTAGGTGTTTGGCTACACGGCAAAGCAGGAGATAAAGCATTAGACAAAGAGAGTTATGAAAGTTTAATCGCAACAGACATTATAAAACAGTTAGGTTCTGCTTTTAAAACAATTAGACTAAAACAACACGAATAG
- a CDS encoding DUF4831 family protein, with protein sequence MKNSLFISLGIITLTIAVSCKSETKLAKPCIIPYSEVNETPLFLYNLPATTIAMDIKVKQTQSFKGPYSSYATKFLGLDNKSIIKRNSIHFEIVDVQFSQFETPDSSQWYAYMNDPSIIPNFSLSQENVLTSFNAISDSIKKTEYPNVLNPTQVELEGGFIDLGVIKIESEEIQTVYRHIQSDTAIIKVPVQETVRSLKSIEDMARHVSDFIIKIRNHRYELVAGLYEAFPEGESLKVSIEEMYNVENRYTSLFTGINIDTTYTFTFLFTPQGNSITPILKTLCYFDSETGVTLITPNQQYINDNINQQLRLEIEYANYHPIISQRVSNGGPVYRIPALCEVKILLGEKTVSSKLLSINQLGNVIQLPVGILSNSDYKIEIDSKTGNLKSIITGSDYGTKNKKSSKQK encoded by the coding sequence ATGAAAAACTCACTATTCATAAGCTTAGGAATAATTACATTGACGATTGCGGTTTCATGTAAATCAGAGACAAAATTAGCCAAACCGTGCATTATCCCATACTCTGAGGTAAATGAAACACCTCTATTTCTATACAACCTGCCTGCAACTACCATTGCTATGGATATTAAAGTAAAACAAACACAAAGTTTTAAAGGTCCATATTCAAGTTATGCAACGAAATTCTTAGGGTTAGATAATAAGTCCATAATAAAAAGAAATTCTATACATTTTGAGATTGTAGATGTGCAGTTTTCACAGTTTGAAACTCCTGACTCATCGCAATGGTACGCATATATGAACGATCCTTCAATAATCCCAAATTTTTCTCTATCTCAGGAAAATGTTTTAACAAGTTTTAATGCCATTAGTGATAGTATTAAAAAAACTGAATATCCTAATGTGCTTAATCCCACACAAGTTGAATTGGAAGGGGGATTTATTGATTTGGGAGTTATAAAAATTGAAAGTGAAGAGATTCAAACAGTTTACCGCCATATTCAGAGCGATACAGCAATAATAAAAGTACCTGTACAAGAGACTGTTAGAAGCTTAAAAAGCATTGAAGATATGGCAAGACACGTCTCCGACTTTATTATCAAAATTAGAAATCACAGATACGAACTGGTTGCAGGTCTTTATGAAGCGTTCCCCGAAGGAGAATCGTTAAAAGTAAGCATCGAGGAGATGTACAACGTAGAAAACAGGTATACCTCTCTGTTTACAGGCATTAATATAGATACAACGTACACATTTACATTTCTATTTACTCCGCAGGGAAATAGTATAACACCAATTCTAAAGACTCTATGTTATTTTGATTCAGAAACAGGAGTAACGCTTATTACACCGAATCAACAATATATTAATGACAATATAAATCAGCAACTAAGACTTGAAATTGAATATGCCAACTATCATCCTATAATAAGCCAAAGAGTTTCAAACGGTGGACCTGTTTATAGGATACCCGCACTATGTGAAGTTAAAATATTGCTTGGAGAGAAAACTGTAAGCTCTAAGCTGTTAAGTATAAATCAACTGGGCAATGTTATACAGTTGCCTGTTGGAATACTAAGTAACAGTGACTACAAAATTGAAATAGACAGCAAAACAGGAAATCTTAAATCAATTATAACAGGAAGCGATTACGGTACAAAAAACAAAAAAAGTAGTAAACAAAAGTAA
- a CDS encoding response regulator transcription factor, producing MTDTTSYNTVKVVVIDDHELFRIGLRSVLSKKDKKNRVEIIFEASTGQELFSFLELGNLPDIILLDIVLPDMSGIEISRCLKSKFKDIKIIMLSSESSEELLFELLDIEVEGYVSKSDLTFEILHAIDSVCEGENYYGKTVSKILFDLYKTGQLIQSENKFSLPSKEGKVVNADLSEREIDVIKLWCDGATAKEISTTLDISSRTVESHKENILNKLGFEKFTDLIKYAIKNGIITI from the coding sequence TTGACAGATACGACATCATATAATACAGTAAAAGTAGTAGTAATAGATGACCATGAGTTGTTTAGAATAGGGCTACGTTCGGTATTAAGTAAAAAGGATAAAAAAAATAGAGTTGAAATAATTTTTGAAGCTTCAACAGGTCAAGAGCTATTTTCATTTCTTGAATTAGGGAATCTTCCAGATATTATTTTACTTGATATTGTTCTACCAGATATGTCGGGGATAGAAATATCACGCTGCCTAAAGTCTAAGTTTAAAGATATTAAAATAATAATGCTATCGTCTGAATCATCAGAAGAGTTGCTCTTTGAATTGTTGGATATTGAAGTGGAGGGATATGTAAGCAAGTCGGATTTGACGTTTGAGATACTTCATGCCATAGATTCTGTTTGCGAAGGGGAAAACTATTATGGTAAAACTGTTTCAAAAATTTTGTTTGATTTGTACAAGACAGGACAACTTATTCAATCAGAAAACAAGTTTTCATTACCATCTAAAGAAGGGAAGGTGGTTAATGCAGATCTTTCTGAACGTGAAATAGATGTGATTAAACTATGGTGTGACGGTGCCACTGCAAAAGAGATAAGTACTACTTTAGATATCAGTTCAAGGACAGTAGAGTCGCACAAAGAGAATATCCTTAATAAACTAGGATTTGAAAAGTTTACAGATTTAATAAAATATGCTATTAAAAATGGGATTATTACAATTTAA